In Pseudomonadota bacterium, a single window of DNA contains:
- a CDS encoding SDR family oxidoreductase, translating into MQRLHNKVAVITGGTGGIGLASAKLFAAEGAQVVLVDLDQAALDRAVAEIGAERAMGVAADVTDPAQVEGYVKATLAKHGRLDVFFNNAGIEGAVGPITDYPLEMFDKVMAVNVRGVFLGLKYAIPAMAKSGGGSIVITSSLGGLRGVPKIGAYIASKHAVVGLMKSAALECAALKIRVNTINPSPIATRMIESLEAGYAPGATELVRKKMEAGVPLRRYGQPEEVAHLALFLASDESAYITGNSYPIDGGMSAA; encoded by the coding sequence ATGCAACGTTTGCACAACAAGGTCGCCGTGATCACCGGCGGCACCGGCGGTATCGGTCTCGCCTCGGCCAAGCTGTTCGCCGCCGAAGGCGCCCAGGTGGTGCTGGTCGATCTGGACCAGGCGGCGCTCGATCGCGCGGTCGCCGAGATCGGCGCCGAGCGCGCCATGGGCGTGGCGGCCGACGTCACCGACCCGGCGCAGGTCGAAGGCTACGTCAAGGCCACGCTCGCCAAGCACGGTCGCCTCGACGTGTTCTTCAACAATGCCGGCATCGAAGGCGCGGTCGGGCCGATCACCGATTACCCGCTCGAGATGTTCGACAAGGTCATGGCCGTCAACGTGCGCGGTGTGTTCCTGGGCCTGAAGTACGCCATCCCGGCCATGGCCAAGAGCGGCGGCGGCAGCATCGTCATCACCTCGTCGCTGGGCGGCCTGCGCGGCGTGCCGAAGATCGGCGCCTACATCGCCTCCAAGCACGCGGTGGTGGGGCTCATGAAGTCGGCGGCGCTGGAATGCGCGGCGCTCAAGATCCGCGTCAACACCATCAATCCCTCGCCGATCGCCACGCGCATGATCGAATCGCTGGAAGCGGGCTATGCGCCGGGCGCGACGGAACTGGTACGCAAGAAGATGGAAGCCGGCGTGCCGCTGCGACGCTACGGCCAGCCCGAGGAAGTGGCGCATCTCGCGCTGTTCCTGGCCAGCGACGAGTCAGCCTACATCACCGGCAACAGCTATCCCATCGACGGCGGCATGTCGGCGGCTTGA
- a CDS encoding HIT domain-containing protein yields the protein MSGTAAPPFELAAQLRADCHVLGRLPLSHVLLLDKREVPWFILVPETAVIELCDLGADEQAQLQREVNAISRLLRARFTVTKLNVAAIGNIVSQLHVHVIGRHAADPWWPNVAWGQASAGGYTAAEVSAIAQCLASELGADYRSL from the coding sequence ATGAGCGGCACGGCGGCCCCGCCCTTCGAACTCGCGGCGCAACTGCGCGCCGACTGCCATGTGCTGGGTCGCCTGCCGCTCAGCCACGTGCTGCTGCTCGACAAGCGTGAAGTGCCGTGGTTCATCCTGGTGCCGGAGACTGCGGTCATCGAGCTGTGCGACCTCGGCGCGGATGAGCAGGCGCAGCTGCAGCGCGAGGTGAACGCAATATCGCGCCTGCTGCGCGCGCGCTTCACGGTCACGAAATTGAACGTGGCCGCGATCGGCAACATCGTCTCGCAGCTGCATGTGCATGTGATCGGCCGCCATGCCGCGGATCCCTGGTGGCCGAACGTCGCCTGGGGCCAGGCCAGCGCCGGCGGCTACACGGCGGCCGAGGTCAGCGCCATCGCGCAATGCCTGGCGTCCGAGCTCGGCGCCGATTATCGAAGCCTCTGA